From one Bacteroides intestinalis DSM 17393 genomic stretch:
- a CDS encoding SusC/RagA family TonB-linked outer membrane protein: protein MKKKEHKSKSLLWRLSLVLLALVLSINLMAQTITQTGVVVDQNNEPMIGVTVQTKGTVTGGITDLDGNFTIKCNKGATLVFSFMGYKTVEHKANGQRMKIEMAEDAQALDEVVIVGFGSMNKKHITGSMTSVDSKILEEKNSVNVFDALQGAAPGMQIVSNSGAPGSSSFVSIRGASTFSDEGVSPLYVVDGVVVDNIDDISANDIKQIDVMKDAASSAIYGARSANGVILITTKSGESGKPRIDARYQHSFYTVARKLPQVNAFESRLSMAASDLNNPSKTLEKFSARTDSVGMQYSTNYYYQDLLFRTGGRDDASVQISGGSKGFKYRASLNYIGEKGVILESGNDKYTANVNVDYEPWKNIKFTTRVRLSYNKTNNIKETVLQDAMRRDPDMIIWYPDGELIPYYSSGGRRNPIAELKQKLDERSTYRGNFYQGITWTFTPWLRLDADISADYTSNRNLTFSSKYLEGSDNGKNTGADKSQQTWKYAGEAYLNFNKTIAKDHSLSAMVGSSFEVSNQLAYNIAGSFFLSEDIHYMNLATVKDVKNINTTGWDEAMVGVFGRVVYSWKSRYTVTGNLRFDGSSRFGKNNRWGSFPSVSAAWRVSDEPFMRWANNILTDAKIRASYGITGNDKIGRYESQTVYTAGSQYYNSVGGIVPASKYGNPDLKWEQTKQTNIGVDLSFLNGRIMFVADYYIKKTSDLLSDYNLPSTTGYDKMRVNLASIENKGVELSLTATPVRTRDFNWSTTVNWWKNDNKILDLAREDYINSAWLIAAGKPAGLFYGYKNLGVYEYDASNAWTQDYKTRLTPVFKRDNEGNVVIGLNGQPTLEKYLNPDGTEYTGKIAQMKVNGVVAGGGDVIWYNKPNENGELDGVINSNDQTELGKANPDWFGSWGNTLTYKDFSLSFNFYVSWGGQVWNDLKRYYCSWGGNTHKQTPEYIMQGWKYPGEITSWYALNSKQRKTNNHSMSLSDQFLEDATFIRLQSVRLSYSVDPKFLGKTPLRSVQAYIYGNNLLTWTNYTGYDPELSGGVLTPGKDSSKYPRKREFGFGFNIGF, encoded by the coding sequence ATGAAAAAGAAAGAACACAAATCGAAATCGCTGTTATGGCGGTTATCTTTAGTTCTATTAGCATTGGTCTTGAGTATTAATCTTATGGCTCAAACAATTACACAGACAGGTGTTGTTGTTGACCAAAACAATGAGCCAATGATTGGCGTAACTGTACAGACGAAAGGTACAGTAACTGGTGGTATTACAGATTTAGATGGTAACTTTACCATTAAATGCAATAAAGGTGCCACATTAGTTTTCTCTTTTATGGGATACAAAACAGTTGAGCACAAAGCAAACGGTCAAAGAATGAAGATTGAAATGGCTGAAGATGCTCAGGCTCTGGATGAAGTTGTAATTGTCGGTTTTGGTTCAATGAACAAAAAACATATTACAGGTTCAATGACTTCGGTTGATTCTAAAATCTTGGAAGAAAAGAATTCAGTGAATGTTTTTGATGCATTACAAGGTGCTGCTCCCGGTATGCAAATCGTATCAAACTCCGGAGCGCCTGGTTCTTCTTCATTTGTATCTATCCGTGGTGCTTCTACTTTTAGTGATGAAGGTGTCTCTCCGCTGTATGTTGTAGACGGAGTAGTTGTTGATAACATTGACGACATTTCTGCCAATGATATTAAGCAAATTGATGTTATGAAAGATGCAGCTTCTTCGGCTATTTATGGTGCTCGTTCTGCAAATGGTGTAATACTGATTACTACTAAATCAGGTGAATCAGGAAAACCTCGTATTGATGCACGTTACCAACATTCCTTTTACACTGTTGCCCGTAAATTGCCTCAGGTTAATGCGTTTGAAAGCCGTTTAAGTATGGCAGCTTCCGATTTAAACAATCCTTCCAAAACTTTAGAGAAGTTTTCCGCACGTACAGACTCTGTAGGCATGCAGTATAGTACAAACTATTATTATCAGGATTTATTGTTCCGTACAGGTGGACGTGATGATGCCAGTGTACAAATTAGTGGTGGTTCCAAAGGGTTCAAATATCGTGCATCTTTGAACTACATTGGTGAAAAGGGTGTAATTCTAGAGTCTGGAAATGACAAATATACCGCTAATGTCAATGTTGATTATGAACCGTGGAAAAATATAAAGTTTACCACTCGTGTTCGTTTAAGCTACAATAAAACTAACAATATTAAAGAAACTGTTTTGCAAGATGCCATGCGTCGTGATCCGGATATGATTATCTGGTATCCGGATGGTGAATTAATTCCCTATTATTCTTCGGGGGGACGTCGTAATCCTATTGCTGAGCTAAAACAAAAGTTAGATGAACGCTCGACTTATAGAGGAAACTTTTATCAGGGTATAACCTGGACATTTACTCCTTGGTTAAGATTGGATGCTGACATTTCAGCTGATTATACATCTAATAGAAATTTAACATTCTCATCCAAGTATCTGGAAGGAAGTGATAATGGGAAAAATACAGGAGCAGATAAAAGCCAACAAACTTGGAAATATGCAGGCGAAGCTTATTTAAACTTCAATAAGACAATTGCCAAAGACCATTCTTTGAGTGCTATGGTTGGTAGCAGTTTTGAAGTTAGCAATCAATTGGCATATAATATAGCCGGTTCGTTTTTTCTCTCCGAAGATATTCATTATATGAATTTGGCTACTGTAAAAGATGTGAAGAATATCAATACAACCGGTTGGGATGAAGCTATGGTGGGTGTATTTGGACGTGTAGTATATAGCTGGAAGAGTCGCTATACGGTGACTGGTAATCTTCGGTTTGATGGTTCTTCTCGTTTTGGTAAGAATAACCGTTGGGGATCTTTCCCTTCTGTCTCTGCTGCATGGCGTGTTTCGGATGAACCCTTTATGCGTTGGGCTAATAACATTCTTACGGATGCCAAAATCCGTGCAAGCTATGGTATTACTGGTAATGACAAGATTGGTCGCTATGAATCGCAAACCGTTTATACAGCCGGCTCTCAATATTATAACTCAGTAGGTGGTATTGTACCTGCATCTAAATATGGTAATCCTGACTTAAAATGGGAACAGACGAAACAAACAAATATCGGTGTGGATTTGAGCTTTCTAAATGGACGTATTATGTTTGTTGCCGACTATTACATAAAGAAAACAAGTGACTTGCTTTCTGACTATAATCTTCCAAGTACTACCGGTTATGATAAAATGCGTGTAAACTTAGCTAGTATTGAAAATAAAGGTGTTGAGTTATCACTTACAGCAACACCTGTCAGAACACGTGATTTTAACTGGAGTACTACTGTAAATTGGTGGAAGAATGATAATAAGATTCTTGATTTAGCACGTGAGGATTATATAAATAGTGCTTGGCTGATTGCAGCAGGAAAACCAGCTGGTCTATTCTATGGTTATAAGAATTTGGGGGTATATGAATATGACGCAAGTAATGCCTGGACTCAAGATTATAAAACCCGTCTGACTCCTGTTTTCAAACGGGATAATGAAGGCAATGTCGTTATAGGTTTGAATGGTCAGCCAACATTGGAAAAATATCTAAACCCAGATGGTACTGAATATACAGGCAAAATAGCTCAGATGAAAGTAAATGGAGTAGTTGCTGGTGGTGGTGATGTTATATGGTATAACAAACCTAATGAAAACGGTGAGTTAGATGGTGTAATCAATTCTAACGACCAGACAGAATTAGGCAAAGCAAATCCTGATTGGTTTGGATCCTGGGGTAATACCCTTACATATAAAGACTTTTCTCTTTCATTTAACTTCTATGTTAGTTGGGGAGGACAAGTTTGGAATGACTTGAAGCGTTACTATTGTTCATGGGGAGGAAATACTCATAAACAAACTCCTGAATATATTATGCAAGGCTGGAAATATCCGGGTGAGATTACAAGTTGGTATGCATTGAACTCCAAACAGCGCAAAACAAATAATCACTCTATGAGTTTGAGTGATCAGTTCCTGGAAGATGCGACTTTTATTCGTTTACAATCTGTTCGATTAAGTTACAGTGTGGATCCCAAATTCTTAGGTAAAACTCCACTTCGCTCAGTTCAAGCATATATTTATGGTAATAATTTGCTGACTTGGACTAATTATACAGGATATGATCCGGAGTTGAGTGGCGGTGTTCTAACCCCAGGTAAAGACAGTTCTAAATATCCTCGTAAGCGTGAGTTTGGCTTTGGATTCAACATTGGATTTTAA
- a CDS encoding glycosyl hydrolase family 95 catalytic domain-containing protein, giving the protein MNTHKAFILGVALLSTIGVKAQFAIDNYKAVFTSSPQHVPTTKTPDAPLAGNGDIGITMGGTPDKLCFYIGKNDFWRAYPVYPGGIALPGGLDIEIKELQGATYYAEQLPGSAEIRTKFTTPHCQLDLSAWVAATDNKIIIELQSDKAVTAHLRLWAAEGNTSTTAGGKDKVMWVSRSFENTELLRWPTHVALALNSNSDEFSLIPGKKVQLVISVYTNHDTPDWKDKAITEAEKVTEAGVEQLRKEHHSWWNHFWKQSHINIGDSYFEKYYYQSQYLFACSSREGKFAPGIWGPFVTRDEAAWGGDYHLNYNYQAPYWASFSSNHISLTDNFDQPLLDYMEAGRKHAQELLNCKGIYYPVGIGPKGLCTAMWPLTPEEMQEKYSTRENTIDGGYKFLGQKINAVFSVGNMLMRYYSTYDEAYARKVYPYLLACADFWEDYLFLENGRYVIRMDHFNEVMPNKRNGGVWRNRLGDFNSTLSLGLVRMLFQGVMDMSDFLSIDKIRQSRWQDILEKLSEYPLGITEDGRQSLKNMEKGPQDKEVPPSGLNRVSIHGLILPAGVVGPMTDVAFNAILLEDVAHWADKQRDPNDWGNTSNNGIETCYPGAVRVGYPSDKILSYLKKRIEMDVYPNSWIVQGGGGIETLAAVPLTINEMLLQSYEGIIRVFPNWNRKKDASFENLRAYGAFLVTSILKEGLIQGVTLVSEKGRVCKIENPWKGRPVQVIRENGKADILYGEYLQIPTVVGEKVELNLYTN; this is encoded by the coding sequence ATGAATACACACAAGGCTTTTATTTTGGGCGTAGCATTGCTGAGCACTATTGGGGTGAAAGCTCAGTTTGCCATTGATAACTATAAAGCTGTCTTTACTTCATCCCCACAGCATGTTCCCACTACCAAAACTCCGGATGCTCCTTTAGCCGGTAATGGAGATATCGGTATCACAATGGGAGGTACTCCTGATAAACTCTGTTTTTATATTGGTAAAAATGATTTTTGGAGGGCTTATCCTGTTTATCCGGGAGGAATTGCGCTTCCGGGCGGACTGGATATTGAGATAAAAGAACTGCAAGGAGCTACTTACTATGCGGAACAATTGCCCGGATCTGCTGAAATCAGAACTAAATTCACAACTCCTCATTGTCAGTTGGATTTGTCTGCATGGGTTGCTGCAACGGATAATAAGATTATCATTGAATTGCAATCGGACAAAGCCGTTACTGCCCATTTGCGTCTATGGGCTGCGGAAGGTAATACTTCGACTACTGCGGGAGGCAAAGATAAAGTAATGTGGGTAAGTCGTTCATTTGAAAATACGGAATTGCTGCGTTGGCCTACTCATGTGGCATTGGCTTTAAACTCAAATTCTGATGAATTCTCCTTGATTCCCGGTAAGAAAGTACAATTGGTTATATCTGTTTATACGAATCATGATACACCGGATTGGAAAGACAAAGCTATTACAGAAGCAGAGAAAGTAACGGAAGCGGGTGTTGAGCAATTACGGAAAGAACATCATTCTTGGTGGAATCATTTTTGGAAACAGTCTCATATTAATATAGGTGATAGTTATTTTGAAAAGTATTACTATCAGTCGCAATATTTGTTTGCTTGTTCTTCCCGTGAGGGTAAGTTTGCACCTGGTATCTGGGGACCATTTGTTACGCGTGACGAAGCGGCATGGGGAGGTGATTATCATCTGAATTATAATTATCAGGCACCTTACTGGGCGTCATTTTCTTCCAATCATATTAGTCTGACGGATAATTTTGATCAACCTCTATTAGATTATATGGAGGCTGGACGGAAGCATGCGCAGGAATTGCTGAATTGCAAAGGTATCTATTATCCGGTGGGTATCGGTCCTAAAGGTTTATGTACAGCTATGTGGCCGTTAACTCCTGAAGAAATGCAGGAAAAGTATTCGACCCGTGAAAATACAATTGATGGTGGTTATAAGTTTCTGGGACAGAAAATCAATGCGGTGTTTAGTGTTGGAAATATGTTGATGCGATATTACAGTACGTATGATGAGGCGTATGCCCGTAAAGTATATCCGTATCTTCTGGCCTGTGCGGATTTTTGGGAAGATTATCTCTTTTTAGAGAATGGACGTTATGTCATTCGTATGGATCATTTCAACGAGGTGATGCCTAATAAACGCAATGGAGGTGTCTGGCGTAATCGGTTAGGTGATTTTAATTCAACTCTTTCGTTGGGTTTGGTTCGTATGCTGTTTCAGGGTGTGATGGATATGAGTGATTTCCTTTCCATTGATAAGATACGGCAATCCCGTTGGCAGGATATTTTGGAGAAACTGAGTGAATACCCATTGGGTATTACAGAAGACGGGCGTCAAAGTTTGAAGAATATGGAGAAAGGACCTCAAGATAAAGAAGTACCTCCATCGGGGCTGAATAGGGTATCTATTCATGGTTTGATTCTCCCTGCCGGTGTTGTGGGACCCATGACAGATGTGGCTTTCAATGCTATTTTGCTGGAAGATGTGGCACATTGGGCGGATAAACAACGTGATCCGAATGATTGGGGAAATACATCTAATAATGGAATTGAAACCTGCTATCCCGGAGCTGTACGTGTGGGGTATCCCTCGGATAAGATTCTATCTTATTTGAAGAAGCGGATTGAGATGGATGTATATCCCAATTCCTGGATTGTGCAAGGTGGGGGAGGTATTGAAACTTTAGCAGCTGTTCCCCTGACTATTAATGAGATGCTGCTACAAAGTTATGAAGGTATTATTCGTGTTTTCCCAAATTGGAATCGTAAGAAGGATGCATCTTTTGAAAATCTGAGAGCTTATGGTGCGTTTTTGGTTACTTCTATTTTGAAAGAAGGACTAATTCAGGGAGTAACCCTAGTTAGTGAGAAAGGACGTGTCTGTAAAATAGAGAACCCATGGAAAGGACGCCCTGTGCAAGTTATCCGGGAAAATGGAAAAGCAGACATTCTTTATGGAGAATATCTGCAAATACCGACTGTGGTGGGTGAGAAGGTTGAACTGAATTTATATACAAACTAA
- a CDS encoding polysaccharide lyase 8 family protein, translated as MRILRNLIIISVLLVSVTVQASGVDELVRIKQNYARMLVPSGKDPFGLLSILSSIQPETEISDQVVVELHQRYPFDLKKIETYLSSFTEAGTWPDINYDDKKRSGWEPKIHAERILELVKLYNSDQTSYYRSSEVEAVIHKALNYWFTAKPVCLNWWYNQIGIPKTLGTVFILFEKQLTPVEKQNAITVMENAKFGMTGQNKVWLAGNVMMRALLQNDYELVKMARDTIASEIVTGGAEGIKDDWCFHQHGAQQQFGNYGLSFVSGMSFFSGLFSGTSLAFDDKQLSILSTLIDKGYRWVIWKGMMDVNALGRQLFHHAPVHKALSLAFAASELGGGESDECVAVATALLRDNYPAPAVNVLTGHKHFWQSDYTIHRCPSWMASIKMASDRIIGTEMMNGDNMKGYYMADGATYIYKDGKEYLDIFPFWDWRKLPGVTAFEDNAPMPLIKSYQPRNKGTFVGAVSDGKQGMTVMELDRSGVKAHKAWVCTDDFILCLGAGIQADSNLVVTTSIEQCHKNGELLSWENARWNVVNTKQSAKGKEQRYFHDHTGYIVWGNNHEVVAETAKRTGSWYDVMQMYHPEETHGEVTAIYLTHGVAPKQGTYQYLILPEMDKENVAAFNLSDIRILRNDATVQAVYSEGNTTCWVAAYQPVQLTVSTDLILNIQTPGIYMIRKNESGRYVINYADPTQQRNVAELELNHKKVRLSLPEGKEKGKTTSIVG; from the coding sequence ATGAGAATTTTGCGTAATCTGATTATAATTAGTGTATTACTTGTATCTGTTACTGTACAGGCAAGTGGTGTGGATGAGTTGGTGCGTATCAAGCAAAATTATGCCCGAATGTTGGTTCCTTCCGGTAAAGATCCGTTTGGCTTATTGTCCATCCTTTCGTCTATTCAACCGGAAACAGAGATTTCGGATCAGGTTGTGGTAGAGTTACATCAGCGATATCCTTTTGATTTAAAGAAAATAGAAACTTATCTGTCTTCTTTCACGGAAGCCGGAACATGGCCGGATATTAATTACGATGACAAAAAGCGTTCTGGCTGGGAACCTAAAATTCATGCGGAACGTATTCTGGAGCTGGTAAAGCTCTATAACTCTGATCAGACTTCCTACTATCGTTCTTCGGAGGTGGAAGCGGTTATTCATAAAGCTTTGAATTATTGGTTTACTGCTAAACCTGTATGTTTGAACTGGTGGTATAATCAAATAGGTATTCCTAAAACACTGGGTACGGTTTTTATCTTGTTTGAGAAGCAATTGACCCCTGTGGAGAAACAGAATGCTATAACTGTAATGGAGAATGCTAAATTTGGGATGACCGGACAGAATAAGGTATGGCTTGCCGGAAATGTGATGATGCGTGCATTATTACAGAATGATTATGAGTTGGTAAAGATGGCGCGTGATACCATTGCATCTGAAATAGTCACGGGTGGAGCAGAAGGTATAAAAGACGATTGGTGCTTTCACCAGCATGGTGCTCAGCAGCAGTTTGGTAATTATGGGCTTTCGTTCGTATCCGGAATGAGTTTCTTCTCTGGGTTATTTTCAGGGACGTCGTTAGCATTTGATGATAAACAGTTGAGTATTCTGAGTACACTGATTGATAAGGGCTATCGTTGGGTAATCTGGAAAGGAATGATGGATGTGAATGCTTTGGGACGTCAACTGTTTCATCATGCTCCCGTACATAAAGCACTGAGTCTTGCATTTGCAGCCTCGGAGTTAGGTGGAGGTGAATCAGATGAGTGCGTGGCTGTGGCAACAGCTTTGCTTCGTGATAATTATCCTGCGCCTGCGGTGAATGTGCTTACAGGACATAAGCATTTCTGGCAGTCGGATTATACAATTCATCGCTGTCCTTCCTGGATGGCGTCTATAAAAATGGCTTCTGACCGTATTATCGGTACGGAAATGATGAATGGCGATAATATGAAAGGGTATTATATGGCAGATGGAGCTACTTATATTTATAAAGATGGTAAGGAGTATCTGGATATTTTTCCTTTTTGGGACTGGCGGAAATTGCCGGGAGTAACAGCTTTTGAAGATAATGCGCCTATGCCTCTGATTAAAAGTTATCAGCCTCGTAATAAAGGAACTTTTGTAGGAGCTGTTTCGGATGGAAAACAAGGAATGACTGTTATGGAGTTAGATCGTTCCGGAGTGAAGGCTCATAAGGCATGGGTTTGTACGGATGACTTTATTCTTTGTTTGGGAGCTGGCATACAAGCAGATAGTAATCTTGTTGTTACCACTTCTATAGAGCAATGCCATAAAAATGGGGAACTGCTTTCTTGGGAAAATGCACGATGGAATGTTGTGAATACAAAGCAATCTGCTAAGGGAAAGGAACAGCGCTATTTTCATGATCATACAGGATATATTGTATGGGGCAATAATCATGAAGTTGTAGCTGAAACAGCAAAACGTACGGGATCATGGTATGATGTGATGCAAATGTATCACCCGGAAGAAACACATGGAGAGGTGACTGCCATCTATTTGACGCATGGTGTTGCACCTAAGCAAGGCACATATCAATATTTGATATTGCCCGAAATGGACAAGGAAAATGTGGCTGCTTTTAATTTATCGGATATACGGATACTCCGTAATGATGCTACTGTTCAGGCTGTCTATAGTGAAGGAAATACTACTTGTTGGGTGGCCGCTTATCAGCCGGTACAATTGACTGTAAGTACGGATTTGATATTGAATATTCAAACTCCCGGAATCTATATGATACGGAAAAATGAATCCGGTCGGTACGTAATAAACTATGCCGATCCGACTCAACAGAGAAATGTTGCAGAACTTGAGTTGAATCATAAAAAGGTGCGTCTTTCTCTTCCCGAAGGAAAAGAGAAAGGGAAAACAACTTCTATAGTGGGTTAA
- a CDS encoding glycoside hydrolase family 88/105 protein, protein MIITRKIIVGICIVCVVGTSHSSMAQNRVVTQHTAGMVVEGEVTMLVTQETTTRYRRTTSQGVPEAKLGYTPGVTPKYLAIPLSETVMTRYPDYRMAYWKDYTYVQGYMFEAMDRLGQLTGDSRYLEYIKKYMDHFVDEAGNYKGGGLTNLDNFMTGSVFCTLYGRTGDEKYKKAALQILKAVDQYPSSDGQFWHGNRSPNMWIDGVFMMQMFLIRCAQYVGEADYCYDVACRNIITAARHLQRSDGLILHAWTTEPEKAVWADKTTGLSPEVWSEGMGWYTLVVPELLALLPKTHPNYQQVLDIYLKMCKGLKEVQDKKTGGWFMVVDKGDNPLNFVDPSGTAMFVYSIQRGVELGLLKAKEYTPVAYRGYQSLFPFIQVNDRGLLDVIGACDGVVIKKNFIEYVTVPKILNAKEAVAGILWAAVIMETEQLKK, encoded by the coding sequence ATGATAATAACACGGAAAATAATAGTAGGAATTTGTATCGTATGTGTAGTCGGTACAAGTCATTCTTCTATGGCTCAAAACCGGGTAGTTACTCAACATACAGCCGGTATGGTAGTGGAAGGAGAGGTTACTATGCTGGTTACTCAGGAGACTACTACCCGCTATCGGCGAACTACTTCTCAGGGAGTGCCGGAAGCTAAACTGGGATATACACCCGGAGTTACTCCGAAATATTTAGCTATACCTTTGTCGGAAACAGTGATGACGAGATATCCGGATTATCGGATGGCTTACTGGAAAGATTATACATATGTGCAGGGATACATGTTTGAGGCTATGGACCGTTTGGGACAATTAACAGGTGATAGCAGGTATCTGGAATATATAAAGAAATATATGGATCATTTCGTCGATGAAGCGGGTAATTACAAAGGAGGCGGATTAACGAATCTCGATAATTTTATGACAGGTTCGGTCTTTTGTACATTATACGGGCGTACGGGTGATGAGAAATACAAGAAAGCTGCCTTGCAAATATTGAAAGCTGTGGATCAGTATCCCAGTTCCGATGGACAGTTTTGGCATGGAAACCGGAGTCCTAATATGTGGATAGATGGTGTTTTTATGATGCAGATGTTCCTTATACGTTGTGCACAATATGTAGGAGAAGCTGATTATTGCTATGATGTGGCATGTAGGAATATTATTACTGCTGCCCGTCATTTGCAACGCTCGGATGGACTTATCCTTCATGCATGGACTACAGAGCCTGAAAAGGCTGTGTGGGCGGATAAAACTACTGGACTGTCACCGGAGGTATGGAGTGAAGGTATGGGGTGGTACACTTTGGTGGTACCTGAATTACTGGCTTTACTACCCAAAACACATCCGAATTATCAGCAGGTCCTTGATATTTATCTGAAAATGTGTAAAGGGCTGAAAGAAGTGCAGGATAAGAAGACCGGCGGTTGGTTTATGGTTGTGGATAAAGGAGATAATCCTTTAAATTTTGTAGATCCATCCGGAACTGCTATGTTTGTATACTCTATTCAGCGTGGTGTAGAATTAGGGCTCTTAAAAGCGAAGGAATATACTCCGGTTGCATATAGGGGATATCAAAGTCTCTTTCCTTTTATACAGGTGAATGACAGAGGCTTACTGGATGTGATAGGAGCATGTGATGGAGTTGTGATTAAAAAGAATTTTATAGAATATGTTACTGTTCCCAAAATATTGAATGCCAAAGAGGCTGTTGCCGGTATATTGTGGGCGGCTGTTATAATGGAAACAGAACAACTGAAAAAATAA
- a CDS encoding alginate lyase family protein, giving the protein MKKVGMLFLGICSFLAISCTSDKDGKDFVKCVLKQGILERAAMNIKEEPVTVTAFIAERSAGDIHDFYSEGDYWWPDTLNPDGPYVRRDGETNPDNFVAHRHAMIRFSSIVGNLTSAYLLTQDKEYVDAILTHVRAWFVNESTKMNSNLQYAQAIKGIATGRGIGIIDTVHLMEVAQSLWQLEKLGVLSKDDIKSTKQWFADYLKWMFTHQYGIDEMNAKNNHGTCWVMQVAVFARYAGDKDMMDFCKRRYKEVLLPKQMGEDGSFPLETARTKPYGYSLFNLDAMATICQTLSDKNDNLWTYTAEGGKNMEKGINFIYPYVVDKESWIYTKDVMYWDEWPVAHPFLIFGALQTHNKNWQSTWEKLEHFPVTDEVVRNLPVRNPLIWI; this is encoded by the coding sequence ATGAAAAAGGTAGGTATGTTATTTTTAGGGATCTGTTCTTTTCTGGCTATTTCGTGTACATCGGATAAAGACGGTAAAGATTTTGTGAAGTGCGTTTTAAAGCAGGGCATATTGGAACGTGCCGCTATGAATATAAAGGAGGAACCGGTAACGGTTACCGCCTTTATAGCGGAACGCAGTGCAGGGGATATACATGATTTTTATTCGGAGGGTGATTATTGGTGGCCGGATACTTTGAATCCTGACGGACCTTATGTGCGTCGGGATGGCGAGACCAATCCGGATAATTTTGTAGCTCATCGTCATGCTATGATACGTTTTAGTTCAATCGTAGGTAATCTGACTTCTGCTTATTTATTGACTCAGGATAAAGAATATGTGGATGCGATACTGACGCATGTGCGTGCCTGGTTTGTGAATGAGTCTACGAAAATGAATTCTAACTTGCAGTATGCGCAAGCTATTAAGGGAATTGCTACAGGACGTGGTATTGGCATCATTGATACGGTACATCTTATGGAAGTAGCCCAATCGTTATGGCAGTTAGAAAAGCTTGGAGTATTGTCTAAGGATGATATAAAGTCTACTAAACAGTGGTTTGCTGATTATTTGAAATGGATGTTCACACATCAGTATGGCATAGACGAGATGAATGCTAAGAATAATCATGGAACTTGCTGGGTGATGCAGGTTGCTGTATTTGCCCGTTATGCCGGTGATAAGGATATGATGGATTTTTGTAAGCGGCGTTATAAAGAAGTACTTTTACCTAAGCAGATGGGGGAAGACGGTAGTTTTCCGTTGGAGACAGCACGTACGAAACCTTATGGTTATTCTTTATTTAATCTGGATGCCATGGCAACAATATGCCAGACGCTTTCGGATAAGAATGATAATTTATGGACTTATACGGCAGAGGGAGGTAAGAATATGGAGAAGGGTATTAATTTTATCTATCCCTATGTCGTTGATAAAGAAAGCTGGATTTATACGAAAGATGTAATGTATTGGGATGAATGGCCGGTAGCGCATCCTTTCCTGATATTCGGTGCGCTACAGACTCATAATAAAAATTGGCAGTCAACGTGGGAGAAGTTAGAACATTTCCCTGTAACCGACGAAGTGGTGCGTAATCTGCCTGTACGTAACCCGTTGATTTGGATTTAA